From a single Accipiter gentilis chromosome 8, bAccGen1.1, whole genome shotgun sequence genomic region:
- the ARMH1 gene encoding armadillo-like helical domain containing protein 1 yields MTSVKEQEAIRKLMVFLQEWDSAHKVARSRILDNFIESNNGKTEPELELEFSQGASLFLARLTAWLRMTYMYSTCLDKLLKSIGIFLSAASGRRYVIEFLEIGGVLILLEILGLNHLKEEDKRESVKLLQLVADTGRKYKELICESYGVQSLTEFLATSNSAEAQEDVQVLLDSLGRSNPKYQNQVYKGLIAVLPCASPRAQQLALQTLRGMQDVVGEVPSVLVEPVLGVLSSVQLEVQYEAVQLLKALMALEVRPLLLKGLVTLLTPPRKKAFTFCDETIKDPTALCLREPVLVYIQQAAAAKAIGVLAKESAEVAEELIQLKVVHGLMVALGNLDHVASQRHASISLEYFVHTFPFVEECVKKALGHTLFQHFMDSPKTWYTKMDPVQAEELASNIVDIPRDMARMQSRGEQE; encoded by the exons ATGACTTCTGTCAAAGAGCAGGAAGCCATCAGGAAGCTCATGGTTTTCTTGCAGGAATGGGATAGTGCCCACAAAGTTGCTCGAAGCCGCATCCTGGACAACTTCATTGAAAGCAACAATGGCAAGACAGAaccagagctggagctggagttCTCCCAGGGAGCCAGCTTGTTTCTGGCTCGCTTAACCGCATGGCTCAGAATGAC CTACATGTACAGCACGTGCCTTGACAAGCTGCTCAAGTCCATTGGCATCTTCCTATCTGCTGCAAGCGG ACGCAGATATGTTATTGAATTTCTGGAGATTGGAGGTGTCTTGATTCTCCTGGAAATACTAGGGCTGAACCACCTGAAAGAAGAGGACAAAAGGGAGTCTGTAAAGCTGCTGCAGCTTGTTGCAGACACTGGCAGGAAGTATAAGGAGCTCATTTGTGAAAGCTATG GGGTGCAATCCCTCACTGAGTTCTTGGCCACTTCCAACTCAGCAGAGGCTCAAGAAGACGTGCAGGTTCTGCTGGACTCTTTGGGCCGCAGCAATCCCAAGTACCAGAATCAAGTCTACAAAGGCCTCATCGCTGTTCTGCCGTGCGCCTCCCCCCGTGCCCAGCAGCTGGCTCTGCAGACGCTCAGGGGCATGCAG GACGTGGTGGGAGAGGTGCCCTCTGTCCTTGTGGAGCCTGTGCTGGGCGTGCTGTCCTCCGTGCAGCTGGAGGTCCAGTATGAAG CCGTCCAGCTGCTGAAGGCCCTCATGGCCCTCGAGGTCCGGCCACTCCTGCTGAAGGGCCTGGTTACACTACTGACTCCACCGAGGAAGAAAGCATTTACCTTCTGTGATGAGACCATCAAAG ATCCAACAGCACTTTGCCTGAGGGAGCCTGTGCTGGTGTATATTCAGCAGGCAGCTGCCGCAAAAGCCATTGG TGTATTAGCCAAGGAGTCAGCAGAAGTGGCTGAagaactgatccagctgaaagTGGTACATGGCCTGATGGTTGCTCTGGGGAACCTGGATCACGTGGCCAGCCAGAGACATGCCAGCATCTCCCTGGAG TATTTTGTCCACACATTTCCCTTTGTGGAGGAGTGCGTAAAGAAGGCACTAGGACACACGCTGTTCCAGCACTTTATG GACAGTCCTAAGACATGGTACACAAAAATGGATCCAGTCCAGGCTGAAGAACTGGCCTCCAATATAGTAGACATCCCCAGAGACATGGCAAGGATGCAGTCCAGAG GTGAGCAGGAATGA